From [Clostridium] symbiosum, a single genomic window includes:
- a CDS encoding ATP-dependent Clp protease proteolytic subunit, with translation MLIREFDDETVDYEKKNSARKNGVENTEKNAGSDGNEPEVEQQKIKNEAAREERIRETGQVLLEDSKDGAHFHLISVIGEIEGHENLSGNTKTTKYEHILPKLAEIEDSAEVDGVLVLINTVGGDVSCGLALAEMIASLSKPTVSLVIGDSHSIGVPLAVATDYSFIVPTGTMMIHPVRMSGTVIGAVQTYDYFEMIQDRILNFVSSHSGIAYDQLRRLMLNTEMLTKDLGTVLVGADAVKEGLINEVGGIREALKKLNSLVAEK, from the coding sequence ATGCTGATACGAGAGTTTGACGATGAAACAGTTGATTATGAGAAGAAAAACAGCGCCCGGAAAAACGGTGTGGAAAATACGGAAAAAAATGCAGGATCAGACGGCAACGAGCCGGAAGTAGAACAGCAGAAAATCAAAAATGAAGCGGCCAGGGAGGAGCGGATCCGGGAAACCGGCCAGGTCCTTCTGGAAGACAGTAAGGACGGCGCCCATTTCCACTTGATATCCGTCATTGGAGAGATAGAGGGACATGAAAATCTGTCCGGCAATACAAAGACCACAAAATACGAGCATATCCTGCCCAAGCTTGCCGAAATAGAGGACAGCGCAGAAGTGGACGGCGTTCTTGTTCTCATCAATACGGTGGGAGGGGATGTTAGCTGCGGCCTGGCGCTCGCCGAGATGATCGCTTCCCTCAGCAAGCCGACGGTTTCACTTGTGATTGGCGACAGCCACTCCATCGGCGTTCCCCTGGCGGTGGCCACGGACTATTCATTTATCGTTCCCACCGGAACCATGATGATACACCCGGTCAGGATGTCGGGAACCGTGATAGGAGCGGTGCAGACATACGACTACTTTGAAATGATCCAGGATCGGATTTTAAACTTTGTCTCCAGCCATTCTGGAATCGCCTATGACCAGCTCAGGCGTCTGATGCTAAATACGGAGATGCTGACGAAAGATCTTGGTACTGTCCTGGTTGGAGCGGATGCTGTGAAAGAGGGGCTTATCAACGAGGTGGGCGGAATCCGTGAGGCGTTGAAAAAGCTGAATAGTTTGGTAGCTGAAAAATGA
- the citC gene encoding [citrate (pro-3S)-lyase] ligase, whose product MSEYHLSRIFYNDRREMKKLDALLAKEGIERDANLHYTIGLYDDDYHLAATGSCFANTLRCMAVDSSHQGEGLLNQIVSHLIQYEFEQNITSLFLYTKYDKALFFRDLGFYEIARADGKVVFMENRGNGFSSYLDNLKKETAAQLEALSPAGNLPVGAVVMNANPFTLGHLHLLATAAAACSLLHVFVVSEDASLVPFDVRFRLVKEGSSHLKNLVFHQTGSYLISNATFPSYFLKEKDVVIRTHAKLDTAIFGRISQTLGITVRYVGEEPSSQVTGIYNEIMAADLPASGVACRIIPRKTAGPEIISASTVRERIHSGDTESIRGLVPETTLNYFLSDEAADVVEKIRQSGEVRHY is encoded by the coding sequence ATGTCAGAATATCACTTAAGCCGCATTTTTTATAACGATCGCCGGGAAATGAAAAAGCTGGACGCCCTCCTCGCAAAGGAAGGGATTGAGCGCGATGCCAACCTTCACTATACCATTGGGCTGTATGATGACGATTACCATCTTGCCGCAACCGGTTCCTGCTTTGCCAACACGCTGCGCTGTATGGCCGTGGATTCCTCCCATCAGGGCGAGGGACTTTTAAACCAGATTGTCAGCCATCTGATCCAGTATGAATTCGAACAGAACATCACGAGCCTGTTCCTCTATACTAAATATGATAAAGCTCTTTTCTTCCGCGATCTCGGATTCTATGAAATCGCCCGGGCGGACGGGAAGGTGGTTTTCATGGAAAACCGCGGAAACGGATTTTCCTCCTATCTGGATAACCTGAAAAAGGAGACGGCGGCTCAGCTTGAAGCGCTCTCCCCTGCCGGAAACCTTCCCGTCGGAGCGGTCGTGATGAACGCCAATCCCTTTACCCTGGGACACCTTCATCTGCTTGCCACCGCGGCCGCCGCATGCAGTCTGCTCCACGTATTTGTCGTCTCGGAGGACGCCTCCCTGGTGCCCTTTGACGTGCGCTTCCGGCTTGTGAAAGAGGGCAGCTCCCATTTGAAAAATCTGGTCTTTCATCAGACGGGCAGCTATCTGATCTCAAACGCCACCTTCCCCTCCTATTTCCTGAAGGAGAAAGACGTTGTAATACGGACACATGCCAAGCTGGACACCGCCATCTTCGGCAGAATTTCACAGACGCTTGGAATTACCGTCCGCTATGTCGGGGAAGAGCCGTCGAGCCAGGTCACGGGAATTTATAATGAAATCATGGCGGCCGATCTGCCTGCTTCCGGCGTCGCCTGCCGCATCATACCGCGAAAGACGGCCGGTCCGGAAATCATCAGCGCGTCCACCGTGCGTGAGCGGATCCACAGCGGAGATACCGAATCCATACGCGGCCTCGTCCCGGAAACCACCCTGAATTATTTTCTCTCAGACGAGGCGGCGGACGTGGTGGAAAAAATCCGTCAAAGCGGCGAGGTGCGCCATTACTAG
- a CDS encoding tyrosine-type recombinase/integrase, with protein MENYYPTPEMLEQFAGHLAQEEKSVHTVEKYMRDIRKFIGFLGDREITKELAIGYKKTLAEQYAASSVNSMLASFNQFMEFAGWRQFKVRQIKVQRRLYCPEEKELTKEEYYRLVRAAGELNKDRLSLIIQTICSTGIRVSELVFITVNSVQSGIANVECKGKSRQVFLPQKLRILLRKYVRQKSIRRGPVFVTREGKPVNRSNVWKEMKDLCRHANVSGMKVFPHNLRHLFARTYYKMEKDISKLADLLGHSSINTTRIYIITSGNEHRRQIERMRLIL; from the coding sequence ATGGAAAACTATTACCCAACCCCGGAAATGCTTGAACAGTTTGCCGGGCATCTGGCACAGGAAGAAAAAAGTGTGCATACCGTCGAGAAATACATGAGGGATATCCGGAAATTCATCGGCTTCCTCGGAGACAGGGAAATCACCAAGGAACTGGCCATCGGTTATAAGAAAACCCTGGCGGAGCAGTATGCCGCGAGCAGCGTCAACTCCATGCTGGCCTCCTTTAACCAGTTTATGGAGTTTGCCGGGTGGCGCCAGTTTAAGGTCAGGCAGATAAAGGTCCAGCGCCGTCTGTACTGTCCCGAGGAGAAGGAACTGACGAAAGAAGAATATTACCGGCTCGTGAGGGCGGCCGGGGAGCTGAATAAAGACCGTCTCAGCCTCATTATCCAGACCATCTGCAGCACTGGAATCCGGGTCAGCGAGCTTGTCTTCATCACGGTGAACTCCGTACAGAGCGGAATTGCCAATGTGGAATGTAAGGGGAAAAGCCGTCAGGTCTTTCTGCCACAGAAGCTGAGAATACTGCTCCGGAAATACGTCAGGCAGAAATCCATCCGGCGCGGTCCCGTATTTGTCACGAGAGAAGGAAAACCCGTTAACCGGAGTAATGTCTGGAAGGAAATGAAGGATTTATGCCGCCATGCCAATGTGTCCGGCATGAAAGTATTTCCCCATAATTTGAGGCATCTCTTCGCCAGGACTTATTATAAAATGGAAAAAGATATCTCCAAACTGGCGGATCTGCTGGGACACAGCAGCATCAATACGACCAGGATTTATATTATCACATCGGGAAATGAACACAGACGGCAGATTGAACGGATGAGACTGATCTTGTGA
- a CDS encoding hydratase → MVKLYEGGAYLVNGEKLVTESAEAEQILGKKISREEARKHTIAYSILEAHNTSEGMDHLKIRFDSMASHDITFVGIIQTARASGMERFPLPYVLTNCHNSLCAVGGTINEDDHMFGLSAAKKYGGIYVPPHIAVIHQYMREMMAGCGKMILGSDSHTRYGALGTMAIGEGGGELVKQLLRDTYDVACPEVVAVYLDGKPSPFVGPQDIALAIIGAVFKNGYVKNKVMEFVGPGVSSMDTDYRNGIDVMTTETTCLTSIWRTDDDTRRFLKLHGREEDYRELNPGEAAYYDGVVYVDLSTVKPMIALPFHPSNTYEIDELNRNLPDILAEVEKEADRIAGREGSLSLTDKIIDGKLHVQQGVIAGCAGGNYTNVIEAAHALRGRTCGNGEFTLSVYPSSQPVFIDLVRKDAVRELMEAGAIIRTAFCGPCFGAGDTPANNGLSIRHTTRNFPNREGSKPGAGQMAGVALMDARSIAATAANGGVLTSAETMDCWGEIPAYEFDGTVYKNRVFFGYQKAEEKEELVCGPNIKAWPEMSPLTDNILLKVCSKIMDEVTTTDELIPSGETSSYRSNPLGLAEFTLSRRDPQYVARAKETNAIEKIRVSGKNPAEGEKELERVYEVIRTIAGNEEADPLKTEIGSMIYAVKPGDGSAREQAASCQRVLGGLANIAKEYATKRYRSNVMNWGMIPFLMDREPEFEVGDYIYIPGIRQQLDGDLKDIRGYVIRESADEIRLHIADMTPEEREIVKAGCLINYNRSR, encoded by the coding sequence ATGGTAAAACTGTATGAGGGCGGGGCGTATCTTGTAAACGGTGAAAAACTGGTGACGGAGAGCGCCGAAGCGGAACAGATACTCGGAAAAAAGATTTCCAGGGAAGAGGCGAGGAAACATACGATTGCCTATTCAATACTGGAAGCACATAACACATCAGAGGGGATGGATCACCTGAAGATCCGGTTTGACTCCATGGCTTCCCACGACATTACGTTTGTAGGAATTATCCAGACAGCCAGAGCATCGGGAATGGAGCGTTTTCCGCTTCCCTATGTCCTGACAAACTGCCATAATTCCCTCTGTGCCGTCGGCGGAACAATCAACGAGGATGATCACATGTTCGGCCTTTCCGCAGCGAAAAAGTACGGCGGAATCTATGTGCCTCCCCACATTGCCGTTATCCATCAGTACATGAGGGAGATGATGGCCGGATGCGGGAAGATGATTCTCGGTTCGGACAGCCACACGAGATACGGAGCCCTGGGAACGATGGCAATCGGAGAGGGCGGCGGAGAGCTGGTGAAGCAGCTTCTGCGCGATACATATGATGTGGCCTGTCCCGAGGTGGTTGCCGTATACCTGGATGGAAAACCCTCCCCGTTCGTCGGCCCTCAGGATATTGCCCTGGCGATTATCGGAGCAGTATTTAAGAACGGATATGTAAAAAATAAGGTGATGGAATTTGTCGGACCGGGCGTTTCCTCCATGGACACGGACTACCGCAACGGCATTGATGTAATGACAACGGAGACTACCTGCCTCACCTCCATCTGGAGAACGGACGACGATACGAGGCGGTTCCTGAAACTCCACGGCAGGGAGGAGGATTACAGGGAGCTGAATCCGGGAGAGGCAGCCTATTATGACGGCGTTGTCTATGTGGATCTGAGCACGGTGAAGCCGATGATTGCCCTTCCGTTCCACCCGAGCAATACCTATGAGATCGATGAGCTGAACCGGAATCTGCCCGATATTCTTGCAGAGGTGGAGAAAGAAGCGGATCGGATTGCGGGACGCGAAGGTTCCCTGAGCCTGACGGATAAGATTATAGATGGAAAACTGCATGTACAGCAGGGAGTCATCGCGGGCTGTGCAGGCGGAAATTATACGAATGTGATTGAGGCGGCCCATGCCCTCCGCGGAAGGACCTGCGGAAACGGAGAGTTTACCCTTTCCGTATATCCGTCTTCCCAGCCGGTATTTATCGATCTGGTAAGGAAGGATGCCGTCCGTGAACTGATGGAGGCGGGGGCCATCATCCGCACCGCATTCTGCGGCCCGTGCTTTGGAGCGGGTGATACGCCGGCGAACAACGGCCTCAGCATCCGCCATACCACCAGAAATTTCCCGAACCGCGAAGGTTCCAAACCGGGTGCCGGCCAGATGGCGGGCGTTGCCCTGATGGATGCCCGTTCGATCGCAGCCACGGCGGCAAACGGCGGTGTTCTCACATCGGCCGAAACCATGGACTGCTGGGGAGAGATTCCTGCCTATGAATTTGACGGCACGGTATATAAAAACAGGGTTTTCTTCGGCTATCAAAAGGCGGAGGAGAAGGAGGAGCTGGTCTGCGGCCCGAACATCAAGGCATGGCCCGAGATGAGCCCGCTGACGGACAATATCCTTCTGAAGGTCTGCTCCAAAATTATGGATGAGGTTACGACAACGGATGAGCTGATTCCGTCGGGGGAGACTTCTTCCTACCGTTCCAACCCGCTGGGGCTTGCGGAGTTTACATTGAGCAGGAGAGATCCGCAGTATGTGGCCCGCGCCAAAGAGACGAATGCCATCGAGAAAATCAGGGTATCGGGGAAAAATCCGGCGGAAGGTGAAAAAGAACTTGAGCGTGTCTATGAGGTGATCCGCACAATTGCGGGAAATGAGGAGGCCGACCCATTAAAGACTGAGATTGGCAGCATGATTTATGCGGTTAAGCCGGGAGACGGCTCCGCGAGGGAACAGGCGGCCAGCTGCCAGAGAGTACTTGGCGGGCTTGCCAATATTGCAAAAGAGTATGCAACAAAACGCTACCGTTCCAACGTCATGAACTGGGGTATGATTCCATTCCTGATGGACAGGGAACCGGAGTTTGAAGTTGGCGACTATATTTATATCCCGGGAATCAGGCAACAGTTGGACGGCGATTTAAAAGACATCAGGGGCTATGTGATCCGGGAAAGCGCGGATGAAATCCGTCTTCACATTGCCGATATGACGCCCGAGGAGAGAGAGATTGTAAAGGCCGGATGTCTGATCAATTATAACAGGAGCAGATAG
- a CDS encoding LysR family transcriptional regulator: protein MTQRELIYIKTAADEKSISQAAKKLYIAQPSMSQFIKRIEDSLGTSLFNRTPNGLTLTYAGEKYYQMALQVLKLYDNFEMELSAVNNMQAGRIHLGITSHLGTVVLPKILPGFMERYPSIEVTVTEDTSDRLEALLTAGQVDFIIAHAPKEPAAPLLEYRFLSRDYFLIVAGGNSPLHEMALEPEPGSQAPYPVLDIRLLAGEPFIMLPPSQRIRQVSDSLLRQAGITQPDIKLTVKNFSTAQLLAASGAGVTFIPRQYSKLTSMEAAGSCFSIPARYHAYWDLSIGTSPSSFLSRADLVFIDLMKELFGSTV, encoded by the coding sequence ATGACCCAGCGTGAACTCATTTACATTAAAACGGCAGCCGATGAGAAAAGCATCTCTCAGGCCGCTAAAAAACTTTATATCGCACAGCCGTCCATGAGCCAGTTCATCAAGCGGATCGAGGACAGCCTCGGAACCAGCCTGTTCAACAGGACGCCAAACGGCCTGACGCTCACCTATGCCGGTGAAAAATATTATCAGATGGCGCTCCAGGTTCTCAAACTTTATGACAATTTTGAAATGGAACTCAGCGCCGTCAACAATATGCAGGCCGGCCGGATTCATCTTGGCATCACAAGCCATCTCGGTACCGTCGTCCTTCCCAAAATTCTGCCCGGTTTCATGGAACGGTACCCCTCGATTGAAGTAACGGTGACCGAGGATACCTCCGACCGGCTGGAAGCTCTTCTCACCGCCGGACAGGTTGATTTCATCATTGCCCATGCCCCCAAGGAACCGGCCGCTCCCCTTCTGGAATATCGGTTTCTTTCCAGGGATTACTTTCTGATTGTGGCGGGCGGGAATTCCCCCCTGCATGAAATGGCATTAGAGCCAGAGCCTGGAAGTCAGGCTCCCTATCCTGTTTTAGACATCCGCCTCCTTGCCGGGGAGCCGTTCATTATGCTGCCTCCCTCCCAGAGAATCCGTCAGGTGAGCGATTCCCTTTTAAGGCAGGCCGGAATCACCCAGCCTGATATCAAACTGACGGTAAAGAATTTTTCCACGGCCCAGCTCCTGGCCGCTTCCGGTGCAGGCGTCACTTTTATTCCGCGCCAATATTCAAAACTGACTTCGATGGAAGCGGCAGGCTCCTGTTTTTCCATTCCTGCCCGCTATCATGCCTACTGGGATCTTTCCATCGGAACGTCACCCTCTTCTTTCCTGTCCAGGGCGGACCTTGTCTTTATCGATTTGATGAAAGAGCTTTTCGGATCAACCGTTTAA
- a CDS encoding SH3 domain-containing protein, translated as MAEQKSDDYKSRLNKARNKRNGKDPMKYFMYAAGGIIAVLLVVVAVKLARGGTFAGPGKARMVKETETGEAAPAGLAEEAETADPVNAEPTLSAEELAQAETDNEKKSVVESYHNLGLVQVSGYLNMRENASKDAKVIGKLMGGSACEILDDSTEGWYQISSGGLTGYISSEFVLTGDAAKMEAFEQVKEMAVITADKLNVRSEPSPDAQIVEQILKNERYSILGEQEGWIQIGDGYISSEFVDKRYALNEARKLDLRTMVLNLYDNLGISNVNNYLNIREEPKEDGKIIGKMTSKSAGEILEKTDDGEWYKIKSGPVTGYVKSEFILTGDAAKQEALNVAELMAIVSTDRLNARTEPSTESPIWTQISNSERYAVLKQLDGWVEIELDSTSAYVATDFVDVRYALNEAIKFTPIEETPQSSGNKGGSSGNKGSSGNKGSGVGNKPGNAAGSSKRTQIANYATQFLGNPYVWGGTSLTRGADCSGFTMSVMAHFGVSLPHHSGSQANYGKSINSSQMRPGDLVFYTNSSGTINHVALYIGNGQVCHASNARDGIKISTWNYRTPAKIVNVLGD; from the coding sequence ATGGCAGAGCAGAAATCGGATGATTATAAAAGCAGGCTGAATAAGGCCAGAAACAAGCGAAACGGTAAAGACCCAATGAAGTATTTTATGTATGCCGCAGGTGGAATCATTGCGGTTCTTCTGGTAGTGGTGGCGGTAAAGCTGGCCAGAGGCGGTACATTTGCAGGACCCGGCAAGGCGAGGATGGTAAAGGAGACGGAGACGGGGGAGGCCGCTCCGGCGGGACTCGCGGAGGAGGCGGAGACCGCCGATCCGGTTAATGCGGAGCCGACTCTGTCCGCGGAAGAGCTTGCCCAGGCGGAGACAGACAACGAGAAGAAGAGTGTTGTGGAATCCTATCATAATCTGGGGCTTGTCCAGGTATCAGGATATCTGAATATGCGTGAGAATGCGAGCAAGGACGCCAAGGTAATCGGTAAGCTCATGGGAGGAAGCGCCTGCGAGATTCTGGACGACTCGACCGAGGGCTGGTACCAGATCAGTTCCGGCGGTCTGACGGGATATATCAGTTCCGAATTTGTTCTGACGGGCGATGCAGCCAAGATGGAAGCGTTTGAACAGGTAAAAGAGATGGCGGTCATTACCGCGGATAAACTCAATGTCCGCAGCGAACCGAGTCCTGACGCCCAGATCGTGGAGCAGATTTTAAAGAACGAGAGATATTCCATTCTCGGTGAACAGGAGGGCTGGATTCAGATCGGCGACGGCTATATTTCTTCCGAGTTTGTGGACAAGCGGTATGCGCTGAATGAGGCGAGAAAGCTGGATCTCAGGACCATGGTTCTGAATCTTTATGATAACCTGGGTATTTCCAATGTTAACAATTACCTGAATATCAGGGAGGAACCGAAGGAAGATGGAAAGATCATCGGTAAGATGACAAGTAAGTCGGCCGGTGAAATCCTTGAGAAGACGGATGACGGTGAATGGTACAAGATCAAATCGGGTCCCGTCACCGGTTATGTGAAGTCTGAATTTATCCTTACAGGAGACGCTGCAAAACAGGAAGCATTAAATGTGGCGGAGCTGATGGCAATCGTATCCACCGACCGTCTGAACGCAAGGACGGAGCCGAGTACGGAGTCACCTATCTGGACCCAGATTTCAAACAGTGAGCGCTACGCCGTACTGAAGCAGCTGGACGGCTGGGTAGAGATTGAGCTGGACTCCACAAGCGCCTACGTGGCAACCGACTTTGTGGATGTACGTTATGCCCTCAACGAGGCGATTAAGTTTACTCCGATCGAGGAGACGCCGCAGTCCTCCGGCAATAAGGGCGGAAGCAGCGGCAATAAGGGCAGCAGCGGTAACAAGGGAAGCGGCGTGGGCAATAAGCCTGGCAACGCAGCCGGATCCTCGAAGAGAACCCAGATTGCCAACTATGCAACCCAGTTCCTCGGCAACCCGTACGTATGGGGAGGAACGAGCCTGACACGCGGTGCCGACTGTTCCGGATTCACGATGTCGGTTATGGCCCACTTTGGCGTAAGCCTGCCGCACCATTCCGGTTCACAGGCGAACTACGGTAAGTCCATCAACTCTTCACAGATGAGGCCGGGTGATTTGGTATTCTATACGAACAGCAGTGGAACCATCAACCACGTTGCCCTCTACATCGGCAACGGCCAGGTCTGCCATGCATCCAATGCGAGGGACGGTATCAAGATTTCCACATGGAATTACCGTACACCTGCCAAGATTGTCAACGTCTTAGGTGATTAA
- a CDS encoding SH3 domain-containing protein, protein MFKQKDNDYLASLNRARKKRNRGDYKKYALIAAGVAVVIGIAVFAGMKLRNKEAGGKPGKTGDVNVSSSESAESPEEASRAAEANEKKAVIDSYTRLGIVQVTGYLNMRESASTDANVIGKLQGDSACEILDDSTEGWYQISSGGLTGYISSEFVLTGDEAKAKAEELVVPRAIIMVDALNIRKEPSIESDAVGQALKNERYVIEEDNGDGWYKIPSGYISSEYAEKKYALNEARKLDMKSMVLNLYKNIGISSVDNYLNVREEPSEDGKIIGKMTSKSAGEILETTEDGQWYKIHSGPVTGYVKAEYILTGGAAKDEAMNVAELMAIVSTDRLNVRTEPSTDSQIWTQISNNERYAVLKQTDGWVEIELDSTSAYVSTDFVDVRYALPEAIKFTPLDENVSLRNKIVNYALQFVGGKYVWGGNDPHTGADCSGFVKYVYSHVAGISLNRVSRDQARQGRQIKSSDMKPGDLIFYTNSRGTINHVAMYIGNGQIVHAASRRSGIRISTWNYRNPYRIINLLGD, encoded by the coding sequence ATGTTCAAACAAAAAGATAATGATTACCTGGCTTCCCTGAACAGGGCCAGGAAAAAGAGAAATCGGGGAGATTACAAAAAATACGCTCTGATCGCAGCGGGAGTTGCCGTTGTCATCGGAATTGCCGTATTTGCCGGAATGAAACTTCGCAATAAAGAGGCGGGCGGAAAACCGGGAAAAACAGGGGATGTGAACGTTTCTTCAAGTGAGTCTGCCGAAAGCCCGGAGGAGGCATCCAGGGCTGCGGAGGCAAACGAAAAGAAGGCGGTCATTGACTCTTACACAAGGCTCGGTATCGTCCAGGTTACGGGATATCTGAATATGCGTGAGAGCGCCAGCACGGATGCCAATGTCATTGGTAAACTGCAGGGAGACAGCGCCTGCGAGATTCTGGATGATTCAACGGAGGGCTGGTACCAGATTAGTTCCGGCGGCCTGACCGGCTACATCAGTTCCGAGTTCGTCTTAACCGGTGACGAAGCGAAGGCAAAGGCGGAGGAACTCGTTGTGCCGAGAGCCATTATCATGGTGGATGCATTGAATATCAGAAAAGAACCTTCCATAGAGTCGGACGCGGTGGGACAGGCCCTGAAGAATGAGCGGTATGTGATTGAGGAGGACAACGGCGACGGCTGGTATAAGATTCCCTCCGGCTATATTTCCTCCGAGTACGCGGAAAAGAAATATGCACTGAACGAGGCCAGGAAACTGGACATGAAGTCCATGGTCTTAAACCTCTATAAGAATATTGGTATTTCCAGCGTTGACAATTATTTAAACGTCAGGGAGGAACCAAGCGAAGACGGAAAGATCATCGGTAAGATGACGAGTAAGTCGGCCGGTGAAATCCTTGAGACAACCGAAGACGGCCAGTGGTACAAGATTCATTCCGGCCCCGTTACCGGTTATGTTAAAGCGGAGTATATCCTGACGGGAGGGGCTGCAAAGGACGAGGCGATGAATGTTGCCGAACTGATGGCGATTGTTTCAACAGACCGTCTGAACGTCAGGACGGAACCTTCCACGGATTCCCAGATCTGGACCCAGATTTCCAACAACGAGCGGTACGCCGTACTGAAGCAGACGGACGGCTGGGTGGAGATTGAACTGGACAGCACCTCGGCCTACGTATCGACAGACTTTGTCGACGTGCGCTATGCGCTTCCCGAGGCAATCAAGTTTACACCGCTTGACGAGAACGTTTCCCTCCGGAACAAGATAGTAAACTACGCCCTTCAGTTTGTGGGAGGCAAATATGTCTGGGGCGGCAACGATCCTCACACAGGCGCCGACTGCTCCGGTTTCGTCAAATACGTTTACAGCCATGTAGCCGGCATCTCCCTGAACCGTGTATCCAGAGACCAGGCAAGACAGGGCAGACAGATAAAATCAAGCGATATGAAGCCGGGTGATCTGATCTTCTATACCAACAGCAGAGGTACCATCAACCACGTAGCAATGTACATCGGAAACGGCCAGATCGTACACGCAGCCAGCCGCAGAAGCGGTATCAGGATCTCAACATGGAATTACCGTAACCCGTACAGAATCATCAATCTGCTCGGAGACTAA
- a CDS encoding ABC transporter ATP-binding protein: protein MLTITNVKKTFNKGTINEKKALNGINLHLDPGDFVTIIGGNGAGKSTMLNMVAGVYPIDSGKIVIDGINISRQPEHKRAKYIGRVFQDPMRGTAANMEIQENLAMALRRGKVRGLSWGIKNNEKDYYRQALAQLDLGLQTRMTSKVGLLSGGQRQALTLLMATLQKPKLLLLDEHTAALDPKTARKVLDLTEKIVNEQNLTALMVTHNMKDAIQIGNRLIMMHEGRIIYDVAGEEKKNLEVEDLLEKFETASGEEFANDRMMLAK, encoded by the coding sequence ATGTTAACAATCACGAATGTAAAGAAAACATTTAACAAAGGCACCATTAACGAGAAAAAGGCGCTGAACGGCATCAATCTTCATCTGGATCCCGGGGATTTCGTTACAATCATCGGCGGAAACGGAGCCGGTAAGTCCACAATGCTGAATATGGTGGCAGGCGTATATCCCATAGACAGCGGCAAGATTGTCATCGACGGAATCAATATTTCAAGACAGCCGGAACATAAGCGTGCAAAATATATCGGAAGGGTTTTCCAGGATCCGATGAGAGGCACGGCGGCCAACATGGAGATTCAGGAAAATCTGGCCATGGCTCTCAGAAGAGGTAAGGTAAGAGGCCTCAGCTGGGGAATTAAAAATAACGAGAAAGATTATTACAGGCAGGCCCTGGCCCAGCTCGATCTGGGACTTCAGACAAGGATGACCAGTAAAGTGGGACTTCTTTCCGGAGGACAGAGGCAGGCGCTGACCCTTTTGATGGCAACACTCCAGAAACCGAAGCTCCTTCTTCTGGATGAGCATACGGCGGCTCTCGATCCGAAGACGGCCAGGAAGGTGCTTGACCTGACCGAGAAGATCGTCAATGAACAGAACCTGACCGCCCTCATGGTCACCCATAATATGAAAGACGCCATCCAGATCGGCAACCGACTGATTATGATGCACGAAGGCAGAATCATTTACGATGTGGCAGGCGAAGAGAAGAAGAACCTGGAAGTGGAAGACCTTCTGGAGAAATTTGAGACGGCCAGCGGAGAAGAATTTGCAAACGACAGAATGATGCTGGCAAAATAG